The Pontibacter sp. SGAir0037 DNA segment AATAATTTAATTATTTACATTTTCCCAAAATGGAAAACTTTACTAATTAATGTTTATTTGGTATCATATTGTAGTATATTTGATAATCAGAACTGAGTGTGCTAGAGTACTTTCATGAAAAATTCCAATTTCAAGATTTTTATCCTCGATGACGATGTATGGTATAGCGAGTTGCTTGAGTATCATCTTTCTTTAAATCCCGATTACGAACTTAAGAAATTTCATTCTGCCAAGGATTGTCTTACCAGCATGTATGAGCGGCCTGATGTTGTTACATTGGACTATTCTTTACCTGATAAAAATGGCGATGAAGTACTAAAGAAAATCAAAGAGCAGAATCCGGATACGCAGGTTATTATTATTTCCGGCCAGGAAGACGTGGCTACTGCTGTTGATCTGCTCAAAAAAGGCGCTTACGATTATATCGTAAAAGATGAAGAAACACCTGAACGTGTCTGGAATACGGTTAACAAAATCAGGGAAAACGTATCGCTGCGGGAAGAGATTAACCAGCTGCGGGAACAGATAGGCCAGAAGTACGATTTCGGCAACATTATCATAGGCAATAGCGAAGCTATCAAACGTGTCTTCACGATGATGGATAAAGCTGCCAAAACCAACATCACGGTTTCGATAACAGGAGAAACAGGTACAGGTAAGGAACTGGTTGCAAAAGCTATTCACTACAACGGCATCAAAAAAAAGATGCCCTACGTGGCCGTAAACGTAGCAGCCATACCCAGAGAACTTATCGAAAGCGAGCTTTTCGGTCATGAAAAAGGAGCCTTTACCGGAGCTGTGTCCCGCCGCCTAGGCAAGTTCGAAGAGGCCAATAAAGGCACTATTTTCTTAGATGAAATCGGCGAGCTGGACATCAGCCTACAGGCAAAATTACTGCGTGTGCTGCAGGAAAAAGAAATAACCCGGGTTGGTGGAAATACTGTAGTTCCTGTTGATGCGCGCATAATTGTAGCTACTCACAAGAACCTGGCGGATGAAGTTAAAAAAGGTAACTTCCGGGAAGACCTTTACTACCGTTTGCTTGGTTTGCCTATCCACCTGCCTGCCCTGCGTGAGCGCGGCAGCGATATCCTGGTACTTGCCAAGCACTTTATAGATGCCTTCGCCAAGGAAAACGGCATGGCCAGAAAAACTTTATCTTCGGGAGCGCAGGAAAAGCTTCTCTCCTACTCTTTCCCGGG contains these protein-coding regions:
- a CDS encoding sigma-54 dependent transcriptional regulator → MKNSNFKIFILDDDVWYSELLEYHLSLNPDYELKKFHSAKDCLTSMYERPDVVTLDYSLPDKNGDEVLKKIKEQNPDTQVIIISGQEDVATAVDLLKKGAYDYIVKDEETPERVWNTVNKIRENVSLREEINQLREQIGQKYDFGNIIIGNSEAIKRVFTMMDKAAKTNITVSITGETGTGKELVAKAIHYNGIKKKMPYVAVNVAAIPRELIESELFGHEKGAFTGAVSRRLGKFEEANKGTIFLDEIGELDISLQAKLLRVLQEKEITRVGGNTVVPVDARIIVATHKNLADEVKKGNFREDLYYRLLGLPIHLPALRERGSDILVLAKHFIDAFAKENGMARKTLSSGAQEKLLSYSFPGNVRELKALVELAVVLADEDVIQEHDINFHANNAEKDFLATERTLKQFTADIIQYYLDKYDQNVLLVADKLDIGKSTIYRMIQNKELRVK